The nucleotide sequence CTATGCCCTGTCCCGGATCCGCCGTTTCCGGCTGCTGTTCCGCACCCTGTACTTCATCCCGTACATCGTGGCGAGCGTCGTGAACGCGTCCATCTGGCGCAGCATCCTCGACCCGCAGAACGGCCTGGGGGACCTGCTGCACATCAATCCGCTCGGTGATCAGCATCTGGCTCTGTGGTCGGTGGAGTTTGTCAACAACTGGGCCTGGTGGGGTTTCCTGGTCGTGGTGTTCCTGGCCGCGATGCAGGGCGTGAACCCGAGCCTGTACGAGGCGGCCACCATGGACGGCGCCGGTGCGACCCGGCAGTTCTTCGCAGTGACTCTGCCCGCCATCCGGCCGACCTTCGCCTTCCTCGGCCTGATGACGATCATCTGGTCCTTCCTCGCCTTCGACTACGTCTACATCCTCACCCAGGGAGGGCCGGCCGGCTCGACCGACCTGCTGTCGACCGTCGCCTACCGCAACGCCTTCTCCAACCTCCAGGGCGGCTACGCCTCCGCCACGGGCATCGTCATGGCGCTCATCAGCGGCGTGGTGGTCACCGTCTACCTCGTAATCCGCAAGACCAGGGAGTGGGAGACATGAGCGTCGCCGTATCACCGGACACGTCGGCCCGCAGAGCCCGGGGTGGTGGCACGGCACCGGCCGGGGGCCGGCGCCGCGGGTTCCCGATCGGGCGTACCGCTGTGTACGTCGCGCTGACGGCGTTGGCCATCTTCTCCCTCGGCCCGATCGTGCTGTTCTTCTTCAACGCGCTCAAGACGAACAGTGAGTACGCGGCCGACTCCCTCGGACTGCCGACGAGCTGGACATGGAGCAACTTCACCTCGGCGTGGTCCCAGGCCAACATGGGTGCGGGCTTGTGGAACTCGCTGCTGATCGTCCTCGGCACCGTGGCGATCACGTGCGTGGTCGCGAGCCTCGCCGCCTATGCCCTGGCGCGGCTCAAGGTGCGCGGGTCCTCTGCGTTCATGACCTATCTGCTGGTCTCCAGCGCGCTGCCCTCCCAGATGTTCCTCGTCCCGCTGTTCTACATGTGGGCACGAGTCGGCCTCTACGACACCCGGATCGGGCTGATCCTCATCTACTGCGGGCTGTTCTCCCCGTTCGGCACCCTGCTCCTGCGTTCGTTCCTGCTGGGAATCCCGCGCGAGATGGAGGAGGCCGCCCGGGTGGACGGGGCCGGTGAACTGCGGGTCTTCCTCCAGGTCGTCCTGCCGAACGCTCTTCCGGGAATCCTTACGGTGGCACTGACCACCGGACTGTCGGCCTACAACGAGTTCCTGTTCGCGGTGACGATGATCCAGTCGGATTCCAAGATGCCGCTGTCGACGACCTTCTTCACCTTTCAGCAGGGCTTCACCCAGAACTTCACGCTCATCAGCGCGGCCGGATTCATCATGATCGCGCCGATGCTCATTCTCTTTCTCCTGCTGCAGCGCAGGTTCATCAACGGCCTCGCCAACTCCGGGATGGGAGGCATATGACCTGAGATTGGGCGGTGCGAGCCGCCCCACACCCCACCTGTCGCACAGGACGGAGCCGCCGCCGGGCCGGGTGCAGAACGGTGCTCTCACGTGTCGGGTCGGCGCAACGACCGCCGTCCGTCGGCCGTGCTCCGGCTCCGCACCTTCCGCGGCCCCGGTGGAAGGTCTCACGCCGACATAGCCCCGATGTGCGAGGTCAGGACGACTCCGGGGGCGGACAGCAGTCGAGAGCCGACCGGTACCGGCCCGGCCGGAAAGACATCGAAGCCGGCGCCTGGCAGGTGTCTCGTGTCCAAGACATCGCCGACCGCGTCGCAGCGGTGCCTCATCCGACTCTCCCTGCCACGCGTCATCTTGGACGATCAGAACAACAGCGATCGAGGTCCGCCGGTCACGATCTGCGACTGGAATGCCAAGGGCCGCGCCTGATGCTCGGTGAGAAGCTGCGTCGGGACACCACTTCGCCCGGTGTCAGTCTTCACCATATGAACTGGTGTCGAGGGATATCCTTGCGGCGTCCCGGCCGCCGCTGGTTCCTCAGGCGTGCCCCAACGGCCCGGTGTCGCGGGATATGCGATGGGAGGCGGACGAGTAGGACTCCGTTAAGGCGTGTCCGTTAATTCGGTCGTCTGGTCTACCCAGTCCGGTGCCCACACGTCGTGCGGGATTTGCGGGCCTGTGGTGCGCAGATGGTCGCGTAGCGCGGTCAGCACCGGGTGCTGGTCTCCGTCGCGGAACAGCAGCAGGTGTGGGTAGACCGGGGTCGGGTCGCGCAACGGGATGCGTCGTAGGTCGTGGGTTGGGGGCCACAGGTACCGGTCCCCGCTGCCGACGAGGGTGGCCAGCGAGACCGAGTCGGCCAGCGCGTCCATCAGGGCCTCGTCACCGAAGTTGGGGCCGAGCGCGTCGATGCTCAGGCCGAAGGTCTCGGACAGCGCCTGATAGAACGCCGCCCACTCCGTGCCCGGCCTGATCCCGGGGATCCAGATGCGGTGGCCGGCCAGGTCCGCAGGACTGACCCAGGGCGCGCCGGCCAGCGGATGGCGGGGTCCGACCAAGAGCTCCAGGGGTGCGTCCAGGAGTCGTTCGGCGCTGATTCCGGCCGGGACCTGGTCTGCCGGGAGAGCACGGAAGGACGCGTCGACGGCCCTTCGAGTACCGCCTGGGCGGCCTGGACGGCGTTCTCCTTGCTCAGCGTGACCGCGTCCAGGTCCGTCTCGGGGTGGGAGCGGTAGAACCGGTAGACGGCCTGGGCCGGGGAGATGCGCCGATTGAGAACATCGACGCGCAAGGGACGGCTGTCGGGGCGCACGGCCCGCTCGGCCTGCTCGATGGCCGCCAGGACCTTCTTGGCGTGCGGCAGGAAGACCTGCCCGTCCAGGCTCAGCCGGGAGCCTCGGGAGGTCCGCACCAGGAGCGTGACCTCGATGTGCCTCTCCAGGGCCGCGATCCGCTTGGAGACCGCCTGCTGGCTGATCCCCAGCTCGTCGGCCGCAGCCTGGAACTGGCCGGTCTCGGCGACGGCCACGAACGTCCGCAGCACTTCAACATCCACGCTTCCACCCTACTTCCACAACTGTTGGTTGTGTCTGGCGTGGCGCAGGGTTGTTTGATCGAGTGTTCTGCGCGGTGGTGGGATCAGCGCATGTCTACCCGCACAGCGACCATGACCGCTCGCAATGGGGGATGAGTGACAGGCGAACAGAGCCCGGTCGTCCTATGGAAGGAGCGCGCCGACGGAGGCTGCACCCTGTCTCAGGGCGAAAAGCGGCCGGGCAGACCCCGCCGCCGCTCGTGGCACCGCGCTGACTTCACCGCCCACGAGGCCGAACTCGGCGAGGTCACCCGCGGCCTTTCCACCCGGTGGTGATGGCGCGTGCCGTGGTTCAGGCGGTGCTGGCGCGGGGGTGTCGCAGCAGGCGCTGGTAGGCGTGGTGCGCAGCGGCGAGTTCGGGCACCGCCCAGGTGCGAATGGTGGCGGTGAGCCGTGGGTCGGGGGCGGCTTGGTGATGGCAGGGGCACACCAGCCGGTACGGCGGTCGGTGTATCCAGGCGGTGTGGGTTGCGCCGTGGCTTTGGTGGCGGATGCACAGGGTGCAGGCAAGTACTGGCTGCTGCCCTGCTTCGAGCCGCTTCCAGCGCGCGGCCGCCTCGGTGCCGTGGGCGGCGTTGCTGAGAGGGAGGCGGGGCAGGGCGCGCGTCAGGTGGGGGAGTGGGGTGCGGGCCAGGGCGGCGAGGTGCCGGGCCGCGCCCGGAGTGAGGATGAGTTCGGCGGTCGGTGGCGTGCCGTGGCGGTGGAGGGTGATGTCGGCGCCATCGAGGAGTTGGGGCAGCGTCAGCTGGTAGGCCCCGGCGAGGCGTTGCACGTATGAGGCAGTCGCTTCCCCAGGCAGCGGCCGTACGCGGGGAGCGCCCGGTGCCGCTGACGGGGTCCGCAGCCATGCCCCTGCCACGAGCCTGCGCTGCGTGGGGACGGCCGCGGCCGCGGCAAGGGCGGTGACGTCGCTCCGGCTCACGGGGTCCGGGCGGGCTGGTGCCGGGGGCGGTAGTGCCGTTCGGCGAGGTGGTCCAGGCGGATGGCTTCGCGGGTTGTTTTGGTGATGCGTTCGGTGCCGTCGATGAGGGCGGTGATGGCGGCCCGGCGGATGAGGCGGGCGAGGCTGCCGATGCGGCCGGCGGTGCGTTGGTGCAGGTAGGGGGCCAGATGGGGAAGGCTTCCGCGGCGGTGGTGACGCAGGTCGAGCGCAGCTTCCATCGCGGTGATGAGGTCGCGGAAGGGCTCTTGGTCGCCGAGGCGGGTGGGGAAGGCGGCCCAGTCGATGAGAGAGGCGCGTCCGGCGAGCTGCGCGCCGTGGACGCCGGTGAACAGGGGTGTGGCGGTTACGTCGATGCCGACGTAGACGAAGGTGGCGCCGATGCGTTCGGTGAGGTCTTTGAGCAGGTCGGCGGTCTGGGCGCTGGTGGTGGTACGGGGGGTGAGCCGGTGGACCTCGTCGATCATCACCAGCTGGACGCGGGCGGCTGTGTAGGTGTGGCGGACGGCGTTCGTGATCTGGGCCTGGGACATGCCGGTGGCGACGGGGATGCCGAGGTAGCGGGCGAACCCGGTGGCCAGGGTCTTGGCACTGGCGGCGGGCGGGACCAGGACGTAGGCGACGGGAACCTGCCCGGCCGCTGCGGTGCCGTGGCGGCGGGTGTGGGCGAGGTGGCAGGCGCGGCCGACCTGGAGCAGGGCGGTGGTTTTCCCGGCGCCGGCGGGACCGGTGACGATCAGGGACGGCCGTGCGGTGGCTGCCTGGTGACGGCCGAGGATCATCAGGGTGCGTACGTTCTTGGCAAGCGCGTCGATGGCCGGGGTACGCACGGTGACGAATCGCGAGTGATTGGCCAGGCGTTCCTCGAGGCTGCGAGGCGGCGCCCCGCACGGGGGAGGAGCCGGCACGGGGCGGTGGCGAAGGCTTGGAAACCGTCCCAGGTGGTCACCGACTGCTGCTGCGCCCCGGGGGCGTCGTTGGCGTCGGTCTCAGTGCTTATTGCGGTACCGGGTGGCCGGTCGGCCGCCGACGGGGAGCTGCTGGCCGTCGTGTTCACCATTGCTCGGCCTCTGCTTCGGCGTCCCATAGCTCGTATCCGCCTGCCTCGGCCGGCAATACGCCCGTGTCCTTCAGCTCGCTCGTGTTGGTGTCGGCCGCGGCGTCGACGCCGATGAGGTCGTCCAGGCTCTCGTTCCAGTCCGGGGCCGGTGCGGTCTGTGCGTCGAGGGGGCGCCGCTGACCCGGCGGGTCGGGCAGCGCTGGCGTGTTGCCGGCGCGACGGGTCTTCCGGCGACGGGTGTTGTGCTCGGTCCCGGCGGGACTGCGGGGGCGGCGCAGGAGCTGGTCGAGGGCGTCGGCGAGGTCGGCCTCGTGCTGGTCGCGGTCACCGCGTTGTTCGACCTCGGTCTGGATGTGGCGCCAGATCTGATCGTCGAAGGGCTGGTGGACGTGGTCGCGGTGGATCCATGGGATCTCGTGGAGCTGTCCGTCGGTGAGGCGGACCCAGATCTGGCGGGGGTCGTGGGGGCTGTGGTGGACCTCCCACTTGCCGTCCTTGCTCGCGATACTGGAGTGCTGGCCGCGATGGGGGTCGAGGGCGGGGTCGTTGTAGGTTCGGTAGTCGAGCCGGATGCCGCGTTCGGTGATGGGCTGCCAGCGCACGGGCAGCAGTTCGAGGTAGCCGGCCCCGGTGAGTGGCACCGGCACGTAGCCGCTGATGGCGAGCAGCGCGGCCCACATCTGGTTCGGCGTGAGGGCGGTTTTGGGCAGGACGGGGTGGCGCAGCCCGTCGTGGGGCCGGTTCTGTCACCCGCAGGTGATCCATTCGTCGAGGAAGTCCTGCAGCTGGGGGATCATCCACCGCGCTTCGGCGGCCACATCCTTGCCACGCCGCAGGGTGTTGGACCCGGTGTGGCCGGCGACGTGCTGGCAGAACAGGTCGTTGATCGCACCGAAGGTCCGCTCCACCACGGCCTTGGCCTGCGGCCGCCTCGGAGGGGCGGGCTGCACGCTCACCCCGAGCGTCTCGCAGGCGGCGATGAAGCCTTCGGAGAGGTAGATCTTGCCGCGGTCGACGACGATCGTCTCGGGCACGATCACCGGGCGTGCGGCCGCGCCCTCCAGAAGTTCGTCCAGCGACAGCATTCGCTCATAGGGCACCTCGGCCCGCGACAGATACAGCGACCTGGGCCAGGCCGGCCGGGCGGGCTGGGTGACGGCCATCTCCGCGAGAAGCAGGGCCGCGTCGACGGCTTTGCTGCTGTGCGGGCGCAGGACGGCGGCCAGGATGGAGCGGGTGGCGACGTCGACGGCGATGGTCAGCTCCGGCCGCCCCATCGTGCCGTCCTCCAGGACGGCCATGATGTCCAGGCGAGTGGTGTCGATCTGCGCCTGTTCCCCGGGCCGCAGGACAACCGGCGCCGACGAGGCGCGAGTAGGTGCGGTGGCGGTGCGCGCGGGACGTCCCAGACGATCGGCCGGGACGGCGAGGGCGTTCACCAGCAGGTAGAACGACGACCGTGACGGCAGCTCCACCACCCCGCGCCCGTGCGCATCCTCAAGGATCTGCCCGACCAGCACCTGTAGTCCCTTCACCGTCCCCTTCGACCGGCCTCGCTGGCGCCGCAGGGCCTCCAGCGCCGCTGCTATGGCTCTGTTCGCGAGTTGTGGTTCTGGCTCAACTTCTGTGATGCGGTCACGCTGAGTCACAGCCGAGTTTCTTCGGGCCGCCCGCCAAGTCGCCCGAAAACGATCCATGGGTGAGGCGACTGGGCCGAGGGTTCGGGGGCGTGGACGAGGTCGTGCTCCGGCTGAAGGAGTTGTTGTTCCCGTCGATCGCGGATGTCGCGGTGCTGTCGGTGGACGTGAACATCGAGATGGTACGCGTTGACGCGCGGTGCACCGCGGACGGCGCCGCGTGCCCGGCCTGCGGGGTCCGGTCGAACCAGGTTCGAGGTTCCTACCTGCGGTTTCCAGCTGATGTGCCGAGCGGTGGACGAAGCGTTGTTCTCCAGCTGAGGGTCCGTCGGTTCGCCTGTGGGAACTCGGGGTGTGCACGCCGTACCTTCGTCGAGCAGATACCCGGCCTGACACGCCGGCACAGTCAGCGGACCGATCGGTTGCGCTAGTCCCTGGCCGCGGGTCGGCCTGGCCCTCGCGGGCCGGGCCGGAGCCCGCATTGCCCGCGTCCTCGGAGCGCCCGTGAGTCGCAGTACGGTGCTCCGGCTGGTCGACGCTCTTCCCGAGCCCGAGGTCGCTGCCCGCGTGTGGTCGGCGTTGATGAGTACGCCACCCGCGAGGGCCGCCACTACGGCACCGTCCTCGTCGACATCGAGACCCGCCGCCCCATCGACCTGTTGCCCGACCGGGAAGCATCCAGCCTGGCGGTCTGGCTCGCCGAACGGCCAGGCGTCGAGGTCATCTGCCGGGACCGGGCACCGTTCTTCGCCGGGGGCGCCGCCGCCGGCGCCCCGCAGGCCGTCCAGGTCGCGGACCGGTGGCACCTCTGGCACAACCTGAGCGAAGCCGCCGAACGGGCCGTCGCCCAGCACCGCCACTGCCTACGAGCCCTCGTTCCTGCGGCCCCCGACCCCGAGCCAGAGCCCGCAGCAGGAGAGAAGCCGTCCAGTTCACCCTGGCCGACAGGCCACCGGTTCGCCGAGCGCACCCGTGCCAAGCACGCCACCATTCACGCACTGCTCGCCGCCGGACACAGCAAGCGGTCCGTGGCACGGCAACTCGGCATGAGCCAGAACACTGTCCTGCGGTTCTCCCGTGCTGACACGCCTGAAGGGCTTTTCGCCGGGCAGTGGCAGAACCGGACCTCCGTCCTCGACGAGTACAAGACCTACCTCGACGACCGCTGGAGCGAGGGCTGCACCAACGCCTGGAAGCTCTGGGAGGAGATCGTGCCGCTCGGCTACAAAGGCGGCTCTGGCTCAAATTGTGTGGTGCAGTCACAATCGGTGACGACCGAGCTGGGTCTGGGGACTGGCGGGGCTTACTGATAGCGCCCCTGGGTGAGGGTTTGGCCACGGCGTTATAAAGCGATCAGACCGGCTGGCGTCTCCTGGAAGCCGCATGCATCGAAATAGAAAGAGCGCAGGTGTTCCTCGAAGTCGACGTGCAGCCATTCGCACTTCGCGGCGCGGGCTTCGTGGGCCGCGGTGGCGACCAGCGCGGCGCCGACTCCTCTCGACCGGCGATGCTGTGCGACCACCGTGTCCAGGATGAAGGCGTGGACTCCGCCGTCCCAGGCAACGTTGACGAAGCCGATCAACGAGCCGTCTTCACGCGCGCAGACCCAGCCGAGACTGTAGCGCTCAAGTCGCTCTCGCCAGTCAGTCTGAGCGACCGGGTAGCCGAAGCCGTCAGCGTGCAACGCGTTGAGGGCAGGGTTGTCGAAGTCGCCCCGCCACTCGCACTTGAACGTCACTCCTCAATCATAGTATCCGTCCCTAATCCAGGGACTGGATTAGGGAGCGAGGAGAACTCGCTTGCGAAGGAGATCGAATCCGGCGCGGCCGAACATCTGGCGCTTGAGCATCTTGATCCGGTTGACGTGGCCCTCCACGACACCGGAGTTCCACGGGTGTGAGAGACCCGCGATACTGATCTCGGCTCGTTAGGGCGATGTGGGGGTGTCCAGGGGCAGGCCGGTTCCGGCTATGAACCCATCGAGGGTGTCGGGTCGGTACTGCAGGTGTTTGAGCCGGTTGCGCACGAGCTTCTCCAGGCGGTCGAGGGCGACGACGGCGAGGTTGGCCAGGCTGCGTTTGACATGTGCCCACACGCCCTCGACCGGGTTCAGATCGGGCGAGTACGCAGGAAGCAGGAACACCGTCAGCCACTCACGTTCGGCAACCAGCTCCTGCATCGTCTTGGAGACGTGGGTGTTGAGCCGGTCCCACACCAGCACGATGGGTGCCTTCACCAGCTGGTGGACGCCGTCCAGAAGGGCGATGTAGTCGCGCTCGCTCATGCTGCGTCGCGTGCCCTTGCCCGCGAGGTGAGTGAGCAGGCGGTGGCACAGCCGGGTGCGGGAGCCCGGGCGCCAGGCGATCAGCCCGGCCACCGACAGGCGCCCCGAGCGTCGTCCACTGACGGTGACGACCGGGGTGTGGCCTCGCCGGCCCCAGGTGCGTCCTTTGGGCGGCCTGCGGGTGAAGCCCGCCTCGTCCTCAAAGCAGATGTAGCCCCTGCAGGCCGCCCGGGCCCTTTTACCTCCATCCAGGTCGCCTCCTTCCAGCCGGTCACGGCCTGCTCGTCGCGCTCGGCCACCCTGCGTGCGGGCATCTGCGGAGTGAAACCGAGCCGGCACATCAGCCTCGTTGCGCCCGAGACGCTGTAGACACCTCAGGTGTTTAGCGCGTCAAGCGGCTTCGGCTAGTTCGACGGGAAAGGCGGTCTGTTCGTCGAACAGTTCGGTGTGCTGGAGGCAGTGGTAGAGCTGGCCGATCATGCGGTTGAACAGGTGGCGCTGAGCGCCGGCGTGCCAGTCGCCGCAGTCGTCGCGGCGGTGGCGGTAGTGGGCTTTGGCGCCGGGTGAGGCGTTGGGGGCGGAGAAGGCCCACAGGTAGCCGGCCGTGTTGAGCCGGTCGTTCTTGACCCAGCGGCGGGTGATGGACGACTTCTTGCCCGAGGCGCGGGTGATGGGCGAGGAGTCGGCGTATGCCTTCAGGCCGCGGGCGTCGGTGAAACGGGTGCGGTCGTCCCCGACCTCGGCGAGCATCCGGGCGCCGAGCTGGGCGCCGAGGCCGGGGAAGGACAGGTAGATGTCAGCGTCCGGGTGCTGAGGGAACACCTCCTCCACCGCCTTCGCGAGCCGGTCGGCGGCGGTGCAGGCGGCTTCCAGCTGGATCAGCAGGGCCAGCATCTGCTCGCCGAGGGCGTCCTCCACGAGCGGCGGCTGGTGGGCCCACTCGGCGCGGAGGACCTCTTGCAACCGGTCGGCGTCCGCCTCGATGCGGCGTTGGCGTCCGGCGCGCTTGAGGGCGGCTTGGAGCTGTGTGCGGGTCAGGCGGGCTGCGCGGGTTGGGGTGGGGGCGGCTTTGAGCAGGGCGTGGGCCTCGGGGTGGCATAGGCCGTTCTTCCATGGCTCGACCGCAGCCAGGGCGGCGGGGTAGTACTCGCGCAGCAGCGAGCGGAGCTGGTTGGCGATGGTCTGACGGTTCCAGGTGGCGTCCTGCTGTGCCCGGGCCAGGACGGCGATGGCGCGGGCGAGGTCGGTGTCGTCGGGCAGAGGCCGGTGGGCATGCATGTCCGTGCGCAGGATGTTCGCCAAGACGAGGGCGTCGCCTGGGTCGGACTTCT is from Streptomyces hygroscopicus and encodes:
- a CDS encoding integrase — encoded protein: MWAALLAISGYVPVPLTGAGYLELLPVRWQPITERGIRLDYRTYNDPALDPHRGQHSSIASKDGKWEVHHSPHDPRQIWVRLTDGQLHEIPWIHRDHVHQPFDDQIWRHIQTEVEQRGDRDQHEADLADALDQLLRRPRSPAGTEHNTRRRKTRRAGNTPALPDPPGQRRPLDAQTAPAPDWNESLDDLIGVDAAADTNTSELKDTGVLPAEAGGYELWDAEAEAEQW
- a CDS encoding LysR family transcriptional regulator; this encodes MVGPRHPLAGAPWVSPADLAGHRIWIPGIRPGTEWAAFYQALSETFGLSIDALGPNFGDEALMDALADSVSLATLVGSGDRYLWPPTHDLRRIPLRDPTPVYPHLLLFRDGDQHPVLTALRDHLRTTGPQIPHDVWAPDWVDQTTELTDTP
- a CDS encoding multiple sugar transport system permeaseprotein, producing the protein MSVAVSPDTSARRARGGGTAPAGGRRRGFPIGRTAVYVALTALAIFSLGPIVLFFFNALKTNSEYAADSLGLPTSWTWSNFTSAWSQANMGAGLWNSLLIVLGTVAITCVVASLAAYALARLKVRGSSAFMTYLLVSSALPSQMFLVPLFYMWARVGLYDTRIGLILIYCGLFSPFGTLLLRSFLLGIPREMEEAARVDGAGELRVFLQVVLPNALPGILTVALTTGLSAYNEFLFAVTMIQSDSKMPLSTTFFTFQQGFTQNFTLISAAGFIMIAPMLILFLLLQRRFINGLANSGMGGI
- a CDS encoding transmembrane efflux protein; translation: MCLSRAAIRLETACWLIPSSSAAAWNWPVSATATNVRSTSTSTLPPYFHNCWLCLAWRRVV
- a CDS encoding binding-protein-dependent transport systemsinner membrane component, whose translation is MTIPESTAAAGAGPDVSRIPDPHRPGVLARLRDRRVSGWLFLLPLIAFNLFVVLVPSTFSVWYSFTDWTGISSKAKFIGLENYRNLFRDPEFVQGLEHNVLWTLFFLIVPMAMGLFGAYALSRIRRFRLLFRTLYFIPYIVASVVNASIWRSILDPQNGLGDLLHINPLGDQHLALWSVEFVNNWAWWGFLVVVFLAAMQGVNPSLYEAATMDGAGATRQFFAVTLPAIRPTFAFLGLMTIIWSFLAFDYVYILTQGGPAGSTDLLSTVAYRNAFSNLQGGYASATGIVMALISGVVVTVYLVIRKTREWET
- a CDS encoding ATP/GTP-binding protein; the protein is MRTPAIDALAKNVRTLMILGRHQAATARPSLIVTGPAGAGKTTALLQVGRACHLAHTRRHGTAAAGQVPVAYVLVPPAASAKTLATGFARYLGIPVATGMSQAQITNAVRHTYTAARVQLVMIDEVHRLTPRTTTSAQTADLLKDLTERIGATFVYVGIDVTATPLFTGVHGAQLAGRASLIDWAAFPTRLGDQEPFRDLITAMEAALDLRHHRRGSLPHLAPYLHQRTAGRIGSLARLIRRAAITALIDGTERITKTTREAIRLDHLAERHYRPRHQPARTP
- a CDS encoding endonuclease DDE — translated: MAGLIAWRPGSRTRLCHRLLTHLAGKGTRRSMSERDYIALLDGVHQLVKAPIVLVWDRLNTHVSKTMQELVAEREWLTVFLLPAYSPDLNPVEGVWAHVKRSLANLAVVALDRLEKLVRNRLKHLQYRPDTLDGFIAGTGLPLDTPTSP
- a CDS encoding transposase translates to MIYCGIDWAEKTHDVALVDDTGTLVAKRPITDDAAGYRALLDLLAEHGDTEDNPIPVAIETSRGLLVAVLRTGRRKVYAINPMAAARYRDRHSVSRKKSDPGDALVLANILRTDMHAHRPLPDDTDLARAIAVLARAQQDATWNRQTIANQLRSLLREYYPAALAAVEPWKNGLCHPEAHALLKAAPTPTRAARLTRTQLQAALKRAGRQRRIEADADRLQEVLRAEWAHQPPLVEDALGEQMLALLIQLEAACTAADRLAKAVEEVFPQHPDADIYLSFPGLGAQLGARMLAEVGDDRTRFTDARGLKAYADSSPITRASGKKSSITRRWVKNDRLNTAGYLWAFSAPNASPGAKAHYRHRRDDCGDWHAGAQRHLFNRMIGQLYHCLQHTELFDEQTAFPVELAEAA
- a CDS encoding acetyltransferase, translated to MTFKCEWRGDFDNPALNALHADGFGYPVAQTDWRERLERYSLGWVCAREDGSLIGFVNVAWDGGVHAFILDTVVAQHRRSRGVGAALVATAAHEARAAKCEWLHVDFEEHLRSFYFDACGFQETPAGLIAL
- a CDS encoding integrase, with protein sequence MKGLQVLVGQILEDAHGRGVVELPSRSSFYLLVNALAVPADRLGRPARTATAPTRASSAPVVLRPGEQAQIDTTRLDIMAVLEDGTMGRPELTIAVDVATRSILAAVLRPHSSKAVDAALLLAEMAVTQPARPAWPRSLYLSRAEVPYERMLSLDELLEGAAARPVIVPETIVVDRGKIYLSEGFIAACETLGVSVQPAPPRRPQAKAVVERTFGAINDLFCQHVAGHTGSNTLRRGKDVAAEARWMIPQLQDFLDEWITCG
- a CDS encoding IS6 family transposase, whose translation is MVGVDEYATREGRHYGTVLVDIETRRPIDLLPDREASSLAVWLAERPGVEVICRDRAPFFAGGAAAGAPQAVQVADRWHLWHNLSEAAERAVAQHRHCLRALVPAAPDPEPEPAAGEKPSSSPWPTGHRFAERTRAKHATIHALLAAGHSKRSVARQLGMSQNTVLRFSRADTPEGLFAGQWQNRTSVLDEYKTYLDDRWSEGCTNAWKLWEEIVPLGYKGGSGSNCVVQSQSVTTELGLGTGGAY